One Pseudomonas sp. MM213 genomic window, CTGCCCTGGATACCGCGCTGATCTGGGCGAAAAACGCCCCGGACGACCTCGAGGCGCAACGGGCTGCTGCCGTGCAACTGGCGCGCGCCGGGCGTTATGACGACTCCATGGCCTATATGGAGAAAGTCCTGCAAGGCAAGGGCGACACGCATTTCGATTTCCTGGCCCTGTCTGCAGCCGATACCGATCAGGAAACCCGCAACGGCCTGATGAAAAGTTTTGACCGTTTGTTGCAGCGTCACCCCAGCAACAGCCAGCTGATTTTCGGCAAGGCCTTGTTGATGCAACAGGACGGCGACAGCAAAGGCGCACTGACGCTGCTGGAAGACAACCCGCCCGATGACGGCGAAATAGCCCCGATTCTGCTGCGCGCACGCCTGCTGCAAACGCTCAATCGTGGTGATGAAGCGTTGCCGCTGCTGCAAAAAAGCATCAAGAAGTACCCGGACGACAAACGCCTGCGCCTGACGTATGCCCGCATGCTGGTCGAACAGGACCGGATGGACGACGCCAAAGTCGAGTTTTCGAGCCTGGTTCAGCAGTACCCCGAAGACGACGAATTGCGTTACTCCCTGGCGCTGGTGTGCCTGGAAGCCAAGGCCTGGGACGAGGCCAAGGGCTACCTGGAAGACCTGATCGCCCGAGAAAGCCATGTCGACTCGGCACACCTGAACCTCGGCCGTATCGCTGAAGAGCGTAACGATCCCCAAGGCGCCCTGATCGAATACGCCAAGGTCGGCCCAGGCAATGACTACCTGCCGGCACAGTTGCGTCAGGCCGATATCCTGATGAACAACGGCAAGACCGCCGAAGCGCAAAGCCGCCTGGCGGCCGAGCGTGACGAACAACCCGATTACGCGATTCAGCTGTATCTGATCGAAGCCGAAACCCTGTCCGCCAATAAACAGGGGGACAAGGCCTGGAATGTTCTGCATAAAGCCTTGCAGCAATACCCGGACGATCTGAATCTGCTGTACACCCGCGCCATGCAGGCGGAAAAACGCAATGACCTGGCGCAGATGGAAAAAGACCTGCGGCTGATCATCAAGCGCGACCCGGACAACGCCATGGCGCTGAACGCCCTCGGCTACACCTTGTCCGACCGCACGACGCGTTATGCCGAAGCCAAGGCCCTGATCGAACAGGCACACCAGATCAATCCGGAAGACCCGGCGGTACTCGACAGCCTCGGCTGGGTGAATTTCCGCATGGGCAATCTCGACGAAGCGGAAAAACTGCTGCGCAAGGCGCTCGATCGCTTTCCCGATCAGGAAGTGGCCGCTCACCTCGGCGAAGTCCTGTGGGCCAATGGCAAACAACGCGAAGCCAAACAAATCTGGGGCAAGTTCCTCAAGGAACAACCCGACAGCCCAATCCTGCGCGGCACCATCAAGCGCCTGACCGGATCAGAGACTCTTTAAGCTTATGTTTTTGCGCCACTTCATCGTTTTCAGTTTCATCGCCCTGCTCGCCGGTTGCGCGGGCTTCGGTGCCCGCGAATCGGTACAGGGCCAGGGCGACGCCGGCCTGTGGCGCGTTCACAAAGAACAACTGACCGGCCTCGACGGCTGGCAGATCAACGGCAAGATCGGCATTCGCGCGCCAAAAGACTCGGGCAGCGGCACGCTGTTCTGGTTGCAGCGCCAGTCCTATTACGACATTCGCCTTTCGGGCCCTCTGGGTCGCGGCGCCGCACGCCTGACCGGACACCCCGGAAAGGTTTCGCTGGAAGTCGCCAATCAG contains:
- a CDS encoding tetratricopeptide repeat protein — protein: MNRSSALLLAFVFLSGCQALAPVSSDGTSPVEDSTPAPEKPKVYSSFSEETIFSLLSAELAGQRNRFDIALDNYVTQAINTQDPGISERAFRIAEYLGADQAALDTALIWAKNAPDDLEAQRAAAVQLARAGRYDDSMAYMEKVLQGKGDTHFDFLALSAADTDQETRNGLMKSFDRLLQRHPSNSQLIFGKALLMQQDGDSKGALTLLEDNPPDDGEIAPILLRARLLQTLNRGDEALPLLQKSIKKYPDDKRLRLTYARMLVEQDRMDDAKVEFSSLVQQYPEDDELRYSLALVCLEAKAWDEAKGYLEDLIARESHVDSAHLNLGRIAEERNDPQGALIEYAKVGPGNDYLPAQLRQADILMNNGKTAEAQSRLAAERDEQPDYAIQLYLIEAETLSANKQGDKAWNVLHKALQQYPDDLNLLYTRAMQAEKRNDLAQMEKDLRLIIKRDPDNAMALNALGYTLSDRTTRYAEAKALIEQAHQINPEDPAVLDSLGWVNFRMGNLDEAEKLLRKALDRFPDQEVAAHLGEVLWANGKQREAKQIWGKFLKEQPDSPILRGTIKRLTGSETL
- the lolB gene encoding lipoprotein insertase outer membrane protein LolB, whose protein sequence is MFLRHFIVFSFIALLAGCAGFGARESVQGQGDAGLWRVHKEQLTGLDGWQINGKIGIRAPKDSGSGTLFWLQRQSYYDIRLSGPLGRGAARLTGHPGKVSLEVANQGRYEAPTPEVLLEEQLGWKLPVSHLAWWVRGLPAPDSKSRLTLDTDSRLANLEQDGWQVEYLSYAEQNGFWLPERIKLHGTDLDVTLVIKEWQPRKLGQ